The Virgibacillus sp. MSP4-1 genome has a segment encoding these proteins:
- a CDS encoding cell wall-binding repeat-containing protein translates to MMESIYRYDLLSDDWGGYTLNVYISNSFLTEFAAESGEITEDSPVIKRNFLERVRKKFPKTAIKTINIIAGSIVLASIPFGHFQVSAHEADFNMSYLFVGGTTNFINDVNKSGDVLDTLAPSYFELNEDGTLKETWQLDQKFIDEMHARGKEVVPFVTNHWDKELGRAALANREELSTQIANSIKKYNLDGVNVDIENVTDIDRGNYTDFVRLLREKIPKDKEVSVAVAANPNNWSKGWHGSYDYKALSQYSDYLMIMAYDQSYPNGPEGPVASYGWVEKSIQYALNEGVPSDKIVLGLPFFGRYWEEGNTAAGQGGGKGISNNRVQQMLDKYQYELTFDEVSKSPKATVTIKETDPSFTFSGTTLGPGTYHVWYENEESIQAKMDLVHKYNLKGTGSWSLGQENPVIWNYYDTWTKVHSNELNNIINVEKKYAKTTGNVNFRSYGSTTSNIIKSIPPGETIKIVGQSFQNDNYSWVPVELGDGTNGYVAANYLQEIPSKNIYGSTRYETSVKVSQEGWTSGSEVVVLGRGDLPADALTGSVLAKKYNSPLLLTKTDKLPSVVENEIARLRPNKIYILGGENAVSPGIKNHLEEKGYQVERVNGTTRYETSAKVAEELTKSSEVFIATGDDRSPDALSIAPYAGMKESPIILSKKDKLPDETITYMKDNGITKVTIIGGEGAISKNVEEQLNEIGIHDIERVNGTDRHSTSVAIAKRYASEFSLTNIYFASGISFIDALPGSPLAAMSGQPVILANKSGEMHTSIKSYLQNLNQPVDTTFLGGYNPISENIRFQIVNEIHQ, encoded by the coding sequence ATGATGGAGTCGATTTATCGTTACGATCTGCTTTCTGATGATTGGGGAGGTTACACCCTAAATGTATATATATCCAATTCATTTCTAACTGAATTTGCTGCTGAATCAGGAGAAATAACGGAAGATTCACCTGTAATTAAAAGGAACTTCTTAGAAAGAGTACGAAAGAAATTTCCTAAAACGGCGATAAAAACCATCAATATTATAGCAGGTTCTATTGTTCTGGCATCAATTCCATTTGGGCATTTTCAAGTGTCAGCACATGAAGCAGATTTTAATATGTCCTATTTATTCGTTGGAGGAACAACTAATTTTATTAATGATGTTAATAAAAGTGGCGATGTATTAGATACCCTTGCTCCCAGTTATTTTGAACTTAATGAAGATGGGACCCTAAAAGAAACCTGGCAGTTGGACCAGAAGTTTATTGATGAAATGCATGCCAGAGGAAAGGAAGTTGTCCCTTTTGTAACGAACCATTGGGATAAAGAACTGGGCAGAGCTGCACTTGCAAATCGTGAGGAATTGTCTACACAGATAGCAAACTCAATTAAAAAATATAATCTTGATGGTGTCAATGTCGATATTGAAAATGTAACAGATATAGATCGTGGGAATTACACGGATTTTGTCAGACTTCTGCGTGAAAAAATTCCAAAAGATAAAGAAGTGTCTGTAGCAGTTGCGGCTAACCCAAATAATTGGTCAAAAGGATGGCATGGTTCTTATGATTACAAAGCTCTAAGCCAGTACTCGGATTATTTAATGATTATGGCATATGATCAAAGCTATCCTAATGGTCCTGAGGGGCCTGTTGCCAGTTATGGATGGGTGGAAAAATCCATACAATATGCATTAAATGAGGGAGTACCTTCTGACAAAATCGTTCTTGGCCTGCCTTTCTTCGGCCGTTACTGGGAAGAAGGAAATACTGCAGCAGGACAAGGTGGAGGAAAAGGTATATCCAACAACCGTGTCCAGCAGATGTTGGACAAATATCAGTATGAGTTGACATTTGATGAAGTTTCTAAATCACCCAAAGCCACAGTAACAATAAAAGAAACCGATCCATCTTTTACATTTTCGGGTACAACTTTAGGGCCGGGTACGTATCATGTATGGTATGAAAATGAGGAATCCATACAGGCGAAAATGGATTTGGTTCATAAATATAACCTAAAAGGTACCGGAAGTTGGAGTTTGGGACAGGAAAATCCCGTGATCTGGAATTATTATGATACATGGACAAAGGTTCATAGTAATGAATTGAACAACATCATCAATGTTGAAAAAAAATATGCAAAAACTACAGGCAACGTAAACTTTCGCAGCTATGGTTCAACGACTTCAAATATAATAAAGAGTATCCCGCCTGGTGAAACGATTAAAATTGTTGGTCAATCCTTCCAAAATGATAACTATTCCTGGGTTCCTGTTGAACTGGGGGATGGAACGAATGGTTACGTAGCTGCAAATTATTTGCAGGAAATCCCATCGAAAAATATATATGGCTCCACGCGTTATGAAACCAGTGTTAAAGTTTCTCAGGAAGGGTGGACAAGTGGTTCGGAAGTAGTGGTATTAGGGCGTGGAGATTTACCGGCAGATGCCCTAACAGGAAGTGTACTTGCTAAGAAATATAACTCACCACTCTTACTGACAAAAACGGATAAACTGCCAAGTGTAGTAGAAAATGAAATTGCGCGACTTAGGCCTAATAAAATTTATATACTAGGTGGGGAGAATGCAGTTTCACCCGGCATTAAAAACCATTTGGAGGAAAAAGGGTATCAAGTTGAACGTGTGAATGGTACAACAAGATATGAAACATCAGCAAAAGTAGCTGAAGAGTTAACAAAATCATCAGAGGTATTTATAGCCACTGGGGATGATCGTTCACCCGATGCACTCTCTATTGCTCCTTACGCTGGTATGAAGGAATCGCCAATCATTTTAAGTAAAAAGGATAAGCTTCCAGATGAGACAATTACTTATATGAAGGACAATGGAATTACAAAAGTGACCATTATCGGGGGAGAAGGAGCTATATCTAAGAATGTAGAAGAACAGCTAAACGAAATTGGAATTCATGATATAGAACGTGTGAATGGAACGGATCGGCATAGCACAAGTGTTGCGATTGCTAAACGGTATGCAAGTGAATTTAGTTTAACAAATATATACTTTGCGAGTGGTATTAGTTTTATTGATGCACTCCCTGGTTCCCCACTTGCGGCAATGTCTGGACAACCAGTCATACTGGCAAATAAAAGCGGAGAGATGCACACAAGTATCAAATCATATCTTCAGAACCTTAATCAACCAGTAGATACTACATTTCTTGGGGGTTATAACCCAATTTCAGAAAATATTCGTTTTCAAATTGTAAATGAGATACATCAATAA
- a CDS encoding glycosyltransferase family 4 protein, with product MFNVSELVIAFFISFFASLTLTLPVKKFAEKVGAVDVPNQRKIHEKITPRMGGLSIYLGAVLGLLYIFPIHPQLEAIAIGSLIIVITGMIDDKYTLKPLIKLLAQITSAGILIAAGVIIDKITLPFLGVVYLDLFSIPVTLIWIVGITNAINLIDGLDGLASGVSTIALTSILVLAIIDYRLLAVYFCIVLIGSNLGFLVHNFYPAKIYMGDTGSLFLGYSIAVISILGLLKNVALLSFIIPILVLAVPIFDTLFAIIRRLYNKENIMMPDKKHIHYQLIEAGLSHRATVLIIYGFSAVFGILAILFSEGSVATPYIVGFFLLFFLHILAESAGLVGKGKKPVINFLCKKLKKEKNYLHKRDKVEQEP from the coding sequence ATGTTTAATGTGTCTGAATTAGTCATCGCTTTCTTCATTTCCTTTTTCGCATCTTTAACATTAACACTCCCAGTTAAAAAGTTTGCGGAAAAGGTGGGGGCTGTAGATGTACCTAATCAACGGAAAATTCATGAAAAAATCACACCGCGAATGGGTGGATTAAGTATATATTTGGGCGCTGTTTTAGGTCTGTTATATATTTTTCCTATTCATCCTCAGTTGGAGGCCATAGCAATAGGATCTCTGATAATTGTCATAACCGGTATGATTGATGATAAATATACTTTAAAGCCATTGATTAAACTACTAGCTCAAATTACTTCTGCTGGAATATTAATAGCAGCAGGTGTCATTATTGATAAAATCACTTTGCCTTTCCTGGGTGTGGTCTATCTCGATCTGTTTAGTATTCCTGTAACATTAATTTGGATTGTTGGGATTACCAACGCCATTAACCTTATAGACGGTTTGGATGGTTTGGCCTCAGGTGTTTCTACAATAGCATTGACCAGTATCTTAGTATTGGCCATCATTGATTATCGCTTATTGGCGGTTTACTTTTGTATTGTCTTAATAGGGAGTAATTTAGGGTTTTTAGTTCACAACTTCTACCCGGCAAAGATTTATATGGGGGATACAGGTTCATTATTCTTAGGTTATTCAATTGCGGTTATTTCAATATTAGGCCTACTGAAGAATGTTGCCCTCTTAAGCTTTATTATTCCAATCTTAGTACTGGCTGTACCGATTTTTGATACACTTTTCGCTATCATAAGAAGGTTATATAACAAAGAGAATATAATGATGCCCGATAAGAAGCATATCCATTATCAGTTAATTGAAGCAGGATTAAGCCACAGAGCGACGGTGCTCATAATTTACGGGTTTAGTGCTGTGTTTGGAATCTTAGCCATTTTATTCTCTGAAGGAAGTGTAGCTACCCCATATATTGTTGGATTCTTTTTACTGTTTTTTCTTCATATTTTAGCTGAATCCGCTGGTCTGGTAGGAAAGGGAAAAAAACCTGTGATAAACTTCTTATGTAAAAAACTTAAAAAGGAAAAAAATTACTTGCATAAACGCGACAAAGTAGAACAAGAGCCTTAA
- a CDS encoding efflux RND transporter permease subunit, which yields MKLVNTSVRRPVGVIMIVAAIIALGIMSLRNLTIDLFPDIELPIAVVATTYEGAAPEDVEELVSRPIESAVSSIEGIDTVQSQSSQGSSLVVMMFNTGADLDSALLRVREQVSSVQGMLPETAGEPNVLRFDPQQMPVMWVGLTGDNVKELQNIADEDLVPYFERQDGVASVTVEGGTTDEIQVELNQAKLAQYGLNTQSIMQAIGAANQSGSAGVIAKGDQDLQIRIQGDYESLEDIKQTIVQTPNGATLHLEDIAKVSRETKDQSSVSYVNNQSSVVLSILKKTDGNTVEVADTMHAAVEDMQGELPDGVNLDVVFDNSTFIKMSIDSVVRNMLMGAVFSALILLLFLKSFRATLVIGLSIPIAIISTFSLMYFTGETVNVLTMGGLALGIGMMVDSSIVILENIVSYRQRGHTMKEAAKRGASELAPAVIASTTTTIVVFLPIIFVEGIAAEMFVPLALTISFALLASLVVSVTLIPMLASKLLTKSMQEEGRRYWFDQVLGKINAGYKRVLKFVLGHRKTTVFGTIAAIALSLALIPMIGAEFIPQSDQGQIQINVNTPTGTHLESTEEIADQVDEKLSNYEDVIETNFVTVGGSGGMVGGGGSSNQASYMIQLVPQEDRDVTTTEVVTQMDDDLQKIPGAEITVSAMGGSMGGLGSPVQLQISGPDYDVLKELGDQVVYMMEDVEGIHNPESSASEGSPQVNVNVDRERAAQYGLSYQQVMSQVQMGFTGQIASRYRTGGSELDVRVMLPEDQRTTIEDLETLPIQTQTGALIPLSTVAELEQIQGPSTISRQNQQRQISISSDIVDRDLGSIMTDVEEKLDTMKFPEGYSYSVGGQAQDMAESFGQLSLALIFSIFLVYAVMAVQFENFLHPFVIMFSLPATIVGVIVGLYITQTPLSIPAFIGFIMLAGIVVNNAIVLVDYINILRNRGQERYEAILNAGPSRMRPILMTTLTTVLGMIPLALGLGEGSESQQPLAIVIIFGLTVSAIFTLLLIPVVYTYFDDFSRKVVGWFSKDKKETKDKKKRI from the coding sequence GTGAAACTCGTAAATACTTCAGTGCGCCGTCCCGTTGGCGTCATTATGATTGTGGCCGCTATTATCGCACTCGGAATTATGTCCCTTCGTAATTTGACCATTGACCTTTTTCCGGATATCGAATTGCCGATTGCGGTCGTTGCGACGACATATGAAGGAGCGGCTCCGGAAGATGTGGAGGAGCTCGTTTCCAGACCGATCGAATCAGCGGTAAGCTCCATTGAAGGCATCGATACGGTTCAATCCCAGTCTTCCCAGGGGTCATCCCTTGTGGTGATGATGTTTAACACAGGAGCGGATTTGGACTCGGCCTTACTGCGGGTTCGGGAGCAGGTGTCCTCGGTGCAGGGCATGCTCCCGGAAACAGCGGGTGAACCGAATGTGCTCCGTTTTGATCCACAGCAAATGCCGGTCATGTGGGTCGGTTTAACCGGAGATAACGTAAAGGAATTGCAAAACATTGCCGATGAGGATCTCGTGCCTTATTTTGAAAGACAGGACGGGGTTGCGTCTGTAACCGTAGAAGGCGGAACCACCGATGAGATTCAGGTGGAGCTGAATCAGGCCAAACTCGCCCAATATGGATTAAATACCCAGAGCATTATGCAGGCAATCGGAGCGGCTAACCAGTCAGGCTCGGCCGGTGTAATTGCCAAAGGGGACCAGGACCTGCAAATTCGCATTCAGGGTGATTATGAGTCGCTTGAAGATATCAAACAAACGATTGTTCAAACTCCGAATGGGGCCACCCTCCATTTAGAGGACATTGCGAAAGTGAGTCGGGAAACCAAGGATCAAAGCTCGGTTTCCTACGTCAATAATCAATCATCTGTCGTTCTGTCCATCCTGAAGAAAACGGACGGAAATACGGTGGAGGTTGCCGATACGATGCATGCCGCCGTTGAAGATATGCAAGGTGAGCTTCCGGATGGGGTCAACCTGGATGTCGTTTTTGATAATTCAACATTCATTAAAATGTCCATTGATTCCGTTGTCCGCAACATGCTGATGGGAGCGGTCTTCTCAGCATTGATTTTACTTTTATTCCTGAAAAGCTTCCGGGCAACACTCGTGATCGGCCTTTCGATTCCCATTGCGATTATTTCCACCTTTTCACTTATGTACTTTACAGGCGAAACCGTCAACGTTCTGACGATGGGTGGACTCGCGCTCGGAATCGGGATGATGGTCGACTCTTCTATCGTGATTCTGGAAAATATCGTCTCGTACCGGCAGCGGGGCCACACAATGAAGGAAGCAGCCAAACGGGGAGCATCGGAGCTCGCACCAGCGGTTATTGCCTCGACAACCACAACGATTGTCGTCTTCCTGCCCATCATTTTTGTGGAAGGCATTGCAGCCGAAATGTTCGTCCCGCTGGCGTTAACCATTTCCTTTGCACTGCTGGCGTCGCTTGTCGTTTCCGTAACCCTGATCCCAATGCTTGCCTCCAAGCTTTTAACAAAATCGATGCAGGAGGAAGGCAGACGGTACTGGTTTGATCAAGTCTTAGGAAAAATCAATGCCGGGTATAAGCGGGTTCTGAAATTTGTGCTCGGCCACCGGAAAACAACCGTATTTGGCACGATTGCCGCGATTGCTTTAAGCCTGGCCTTAATTCCAATGATTGGGGCGGAGTTCATCCCTCAATCAGACCAAGGCCAAATTCAAATAAACGTCAACACACCAACAGGAACACATTTAGAATCAACCGAAGAAATCGCGGATCAGGTCGATGAAAAACTCAGTAACTATGAGGATGTCATTGAAACCAACTTTGTCACAGTGGGAGGATCTGGCGGCATGGTTGGCGGAGGTGGATCGTCCAATCAGGCCAGCTACATGATACAGCTCGTCCCTCAGGAGGACCGGGATGTGACCACCACGGAAGTCGTCACCCAAATGGATGATGACTTGCAAAAAATTCCTGGTGCCGAAATCACTGTCAGTGCCATGGGTGGCAGCATGGGCGGCTTAGGCTCACCTGTCCAGCTGCAAATTTCCGGACCGGATTATGATGTTCTTAAAGAATTAGGCGATCAGGTCGTCTATATGATGGAAGATGTTGAAGGCATACACAACCCTGAGTCCTCAGCATCAGAAGGAAGTCCACAGGTGAATGTAAATGTAGACCGGGAGCGGGCCGCACAATACGGCTTAAGCTACCAACAGGTCATGAGCCAGGTACAGATGGGCTTCACCGGCCAAATCGCGTCCAGATACCGAACTGGCGGAAGTGAATTGGACGTCAGAGTGATGCTCCCTGAAGATCAGCGGACCACAATTGAGGACCTGGAAACCTTACCGATTCAGACCCAGACAGGAGCACTCATTCCGCTCTCAACGGTAGCTGAATTGGAACAAATTCAGGGACCAAGCACCATCAGCCGTCAAAACCAGCAGCGCCAGATCAGCATCAGCAGTGATATTGTCGACAGAGACCTGGGAAGCATCATGACCGATGTGGAAGAGAAGCTCGACACGATGAAATTCCCTGAAGGCTACTCCTACTCGGTTGGAGGCCAGGCGCAGGATATGGCCGAATCCTTTGGGCAATTAAGCTTAGCCTTAATTTTCTCGATTTTCCTTGTCTATGCGGTCATGGCCGTGCAGTTTGAGAACTTCCTGCACCCTTTTGTCATTATGTTCTCACTTCCGGCCACCATTGTCGGGGTAATCGTCGGACTCTATATCACCCAGACGCCGCTAAGTATACCGGCGTTCATTGGGTTCATCATGCTCGCGGGTATTGTCGTCAACAACGCCATTGTCCTGGTCGACTATATCAACATCCTGAGAAACCGCGGCCAGGAGCGGTATGAGGCCATCCTGAACGCAGGCCCAAGCCGAATGCGTCCGATTCTCATGACGACCCTGACAACTGTACTAGGAATGATCCCACTGGCACTGGGCCTCGGCGAAGGCTCAGAATCCCAGCAGCCACTGGCGATTGTGATCATCTTTGGACTAACGGTTTCAGCGATCTTTACGTTGTTACTGATTCCAGTTGTTTATACCTATTTTGACGACTTTTCCCGGAAAGTTGTTGGGTGGTTTAGTAAGGATAAGAAGGAGACTAAGGACAAGAAAAAACGTATATAA
- a CDS encoding efflux RND transporter periplasmic adaptor subunit → MKWKKGMVVLLAAAFLMTACTNESDQADEEEEELITPVETAQVEKGTLTIEQTFFGRVTADRMAQVIPANAGEISELNVENGDEVEEGEVMARTSPGNLAIEAPINGIVQDLTVNEDSLVSNQNPVASVIDLDSLNAGLQVTEEQLDLFKEDQEVTLNFSTLEKDVTATVESIAVKTDDTGLYPVTASFENKNHKIKPGMVAEITIPEEKISDALIVPTAAIVEENNASYIYVIKDNTAHYTEVEVLGAQTESTAIKGDIKKGAEVVTKGQLTLTDGGKVEVMKGEE, encoded by the coding sequence ATGAAGTGGAAAAAGGGTATGGTTGTTTTACTTGCGGCTGCTTTTTTGATGACAGCCTGTACAAATGAATCCGATCAGGCGGATGAGGAAGAGGAGGAGCTGATTACGCCTGTGGAAACGGCTCAGGTTGAGAAGGGAACCCTGACCATTGAACAGACATTTTTTGGCCGTGTGACAGCTGATCGCATGGCGCAGGTGATTCCCGCGAATGCAGGGGAAATTTCTGAGCTGAATGTGGAAAATGGTGATGAGGTGGAAGAGGGTGAGGTGATGGCCCGTACGTCACCGGGGAACCTCGCGATTGAAGCCCCCATAAATGGAATTGTGCAGGATTTGACGGTGAATGAGGACTCCCTCGTTTCCAACCAGAATCCGGTAGCATCCGTTATTGATTTGGATTCGCTGAACGCAGGCCTGCAGGTGACCGAGGAACAGCTGGATTTATTTAAAGAGGACCAGGAAGTTACACTGAATTTCTCCACACTCGAAAAGGATGTAACCGCAACGGTTGAAAGCATTGCGGTGAAGACCGACGATACCGGACTTTATCCAGTTACAGCGTCCTTTGAAAATAAAAATCATAAAATCAAGCCGGGGATGGTAGCGGAAATCACGATTCCTGAGGAGAAAATATCGGATGCTCTGATTGTGCCGACAGCAGCGATTGTGGAAGAGAACAACGCCAGCTACATATATGTTATTAAGGACAATACCGCTCACTATACAGAGGTTGAAGTACTCGGGGCACAAACGGAGTCCACCGCCATCAAAGGAGATATCAAAAAAGGGGCCGAGGTTGTCACCAAAGGACAGCTGACCCTGACTGATGGTGGGAAAGTGGAAGTTATGAAGGGGGAAGAGTAA
- a CDS encoding competence protein ComK codes for MDVTDTYRVNRKTMAIIPHSGPDYRSRIIETGKEIFCKKSVKQILEKACLEGGASLDGRRKSVEYILNTNIKLPIPVNPGMGAFFFPNKSPKEFNCSWFSFYHIEEYLKSNDKTTNLVFSNRTKAVIDTSFFAFRRQMYVTATVIAALSRDILWFSVQDNEEEKNRD; via the coding sequence ATGGATGTAACGGATACATATCGGGTGAATCGGAAAACGATGGCGATTATTCCTCATTCTGGGCCTGATTATCGAAGCAGAATTATTGAAACCGGCAAAGAGATTTTTTGTAAAAAATCAGTAAAGCAGATTCTTGAGAAAGCTTGCCTGGAGGGTGGTGCATCCCTTGATGGCAGACGGAAATCGGTGGAGTATATTCTGAATACGAATATCAAACTTCCGATCCCGGTCAATCCAGGTATGGGAGCATTCTTTTTTCCCAATAAGTCACCAAAGGAATTCAACTGCAGCTGGTTTTCCTTTTACCACATCGAAGAGTACCTCAAATCCAATGATAAGACAACAAATCTTGTCTTCTCGAATCGTACAAAAGCAGTGATTGATACTTCATTTTTTGCCTTCAGGCGGCAAATGTATGTGACTGCAACAGTGATTGCCGCATTATCCCGGGACATTCTGTGGTTCAGTGTTCAGGATAACGAAGAAGAGAAGAATAGAGATTAG
- the fabZ gene encoding 3-hydroxyacyl-ACP dehydratase FabZ — translation MDNSQIKEVIPHRYPFLLVDKIEEVTPGEKAVGIKNVSANEPFFQGHFPDYPVMPGVLIVEAMAQVGATSILQKEENQGKIGFLAGIDKCRFKRQVKPGDVLRLEVDITRVKGPIGKGKGTATVDGEVACEAEITFAIEK, via the coding sequence ATGGACAACAGTCAAATTAAAGAAGTCATCCCGCACCGCTACCCATTTCTGCTGGTTGATAAAATAGAAGAAGTCACACCAGGCGAAAAAGCAGTCGGAATCAAAAATGTATCCGCAAACGAACCCTTTTTCCAGGGCCACTTCCCGGATTACCCAGTCATGCCCGGTGTCCTTATCGTCGAAGCTATGGCACAGGTGGGCGCCACATCCATCCTGCAAAAGGAAGAAAACCAGGGCAAGATCGGCTTTCTAGCAGGAATCGATAAATGCCGCTTCAAACGCCAGGTCAAACCCGGCGACGTTCTCAGACTCGAAGTCGACATCACCCGGGTAAAAGGCCCGATCGGAAAAGGCAAAGGCACCGCAACCGTAGACGGTGAAGTCGCCTGTGAAGCAGAAATTACATTCGCAATTGAGAAGTAA
- a CDS encoding DNA-directed RNA polymerase subunit beta, with amino-acid sequence MVTEQKKSRTQTKEEARKRKRSARKEEKQTKRAEQKKQKSQKAEKKPKKPRKRIFPIWARIIVITILCVIALAGGLMVGYGIIGEGKPTDALDPSTWQHIIDIVKTE; translated from the coding sequence ATGGTGACAGAGCAAAAGAAAAGCCGTACACAAACAAAAGAGGAAGCACGAAAACGCAAACGGTCAGCCCGGAAAGAAGAAAAACAGACCAAACGTGCCGAGCAAAAAAAGCAAAAATCACAGAAGGCCGAAAAAAAGCCGAAAAAACCACGCAAACGAATTTTCCCCATATGGGCACGCATCATCGTCATCACCATTTTGTGCGTGATCGCATTAGCCGGGGGATTAATGGTTGGCTACGGCATCATCGGCGAAGGAAAACCCACAGATGCTTTGGACCCATCCACATGGCAGCATATCATTGATATCGTCAAGACGGAATAA
- a CDS encoding flagellar hook-basal body protein yields the protein MRSSYLAATTMGQLQQKLNLIGHNLSNSSTTGYKARTANFSSLLHQQINQNGIDGEAPRQTPEGLRQGTGAKLGHTNVRMDAGTITQTERPLDVALSGEKHFFQVQVTENGAAETHYTRAGNFYLQPINNNQQVALVTAQGNPVIGENGPIVLQSDIDEISIQDNGNIMVRRGEQQQVEASLEVMEIDRPRSLETAGGNRYRIPDNVPAAGLTAVAPDPGLHVGALESSNVDMGEEMTNMLEMQRAYQMNSQSISMGDQMAGLINQLRS from the coding sequence ATGCGTAGTTCATATCTTGCAGCCACAACGATGGGGCAGCTTCAGCAAAAGCTAAATTTAATCGGACATAATCTGTCTAATTCCAGTACAACAGGCTATAAAGCAAGGACCGCCAACTTTTCCTCCCTGCTTCATCAGCAAATCAATCAAAACGGCATTGACGGGGAAGCGCCAAGACAGACCCCTGAAGGCCTTCGCCAGGGAACAGGTGCTAAGCTCGGTCATACCAACGTACGAATGGATGCCGGAACCATTACCCAGACGGAGCGCCCTCTGGATGTAGCCCTCAGCGGAGAGAAGCACTTTTTCCAGGTGCAGGTAACGGAAAATGGCGCCGCGGAAACTCACTATACGCGGGCGGGTAATTTTTATCTGCAGCCGATCAATAACAATCAGCAGGTCGCCCTGGTTACCGCGCAGGGAAATCCTGTGATCGGTGAAAATGGTCCCATTGTGCTTCAAAGCGACATCGATGAAATATCTATTCAGGATAACGGAAATATTATGGTCAGAAGAGGGGAACAACAACAAGTTGAGGCTTCCCTTGAAGTGATGGAGATTGATCGTCCACGCTCTCTTGAAACGGCGGGCGGCAATCGGTATCGGATTCCGGATAACGTTCCGGCAGCCGGCTTGACTGCAGTGGCACCAGACCCAGGCCTGCACGTAGGCGCACTGGAATCGTCCAATGTGGATATGGGCGAGGAAATGACCAATATGCTGGAAATGCAGCGAGCCTACCAGATGAATTCACAATCCATCTCGATGGGCGATCAGATGGCCGGCCTGATTAATCAGCTCCGGAGCTAA
- a CDS encoding flagellar hook-basal body protein, with product MLRGFYTAASGMMTQQNRQDVLSNNMANALTPGYKADQTTMRAFPEMLIERTDSKQLPVHHSVNIPNNKLIGSLNTGVYMQETIPDFGQGDLKETGMSTDLAIWNGQMPDDTGSLFYTIQNQDGGTSYTRNGNFTIDANGFLVTNSGHYVLDEGGNQIQVNNDEFNVTRNGEIQANGGVTPLGIVYHPNAAQDFTKGNNDLYNLEEDGEAPVNARNAGGVTFEIRQGMIERSNVDTTQTMTEMLQTYRNFEANQQVLKAYDKSMDMAVNQIGRLR from the coding sequence ATGTTAAGAGGATTTTATACAGCAGCATCAGGGATGATGACACAGCAGAATCGACAGGATGTGCTTTCAAATAATATGGCCAATGCGCTAACCCCGGGATATAAAGCCGATCAGACCACGATGCGGGCTTTTCCTGAAATGTTAATTGAACGGACCGATTCCAAACAGCTCCCTGTTCATCATTCCGTGAATATCCCGAATAATAAGCTGATCGGAAGCTTAAATACAGGTGTCTATATGCAGGAGACGATTCCTGATTTTGGACAAGGGGATTTAAAGGAAACAGGCATGTCCACAGATCTGGCCATCTGGAACGGACAAATGCCGGATGACACGGGTTCCCTGTTTTACACCATTCAGAATCAGGACGGAGGGACAAGCTATACCCGAAATGGAAACTTCACCATTGATGCGAACGGTTTTCTCGTGACCAACAGCGGCCATTACGTTCTTGATGAAGGCGGGAACCAGATTCAGGTCAATAACGATGAGTTTAATGTAACCCGAAACGGTGAAATTCAGGCAAATGGCGGAGTGACTCCACTGGGTATTGTGTATCATCCGAATGCCGCACAGGATTTTACTAAAGGAAACAACGACCTGTATAACCTTGAGGAAGACGGCGAAGCACCGGTGAATGCCCGTAATGCAGGCGGAGTAACATTTGAAATTCGCCAGGGCATGATCGAGCGGTCGAATGTGGATACCACGCAGACGATGACGGAAATGCTGCAGACTTACCGGAACTTTGAGGCCAATCAGCAGGTATTAAAAGCATATGATAAAAGCATGGACATGGCCGTCAATCAAATCGGACGTCTTCGCTAA